In Bradyrhizobium sp. WD16, the genomic stretch CCACCTCGCGCCCCAACGGCGTGAGGCTGTATTCGACATGCGGCGGCACGACCGGATAGGCGACGCGATCGACCAGCCGATCATTCTCGAGCCACTGCAGCGTCTGGGCCAGCATGCGTTCGCTGATGCCGCCGATCCGGCGCCGCAAATCGCTGAAGCGCTGGGTGCCGGGAATGAGCGCCACGAGCACCAGCACGCCCCAGCGGCTGGTGACGTGCTTGAGGACCTCGCGCGAGGGACAATCTGGCGAAAACACCTGTCCCCGGCGCATCATCTCCGAGAACGACGTCCGGGGCGGCGTTCGGGATGTCATTGGTCATCTCCTCCGGGGCCGCGCCGGCCTCGTCCATTGAGAATATCACACTTACATTTTTGTGCGTACTTACGAAAAGTTCGTTTATGGACTAGATCGCCCGGTGTCAACGATCCAATCCATAGGAGGATTACCCCGTGATTGCTGTCACCGGCGCCACCGGCCAACTC encodes the following:
- a CDS encoding helix-turn-helix domain-containing protein, with the translated sequence MTSRTPPRTSFSEMMRRGQVFSPDCPSREVLKHVTSRWGVLVLVALIPGTQRFSDLRRRIGGISERMLAQTLQWLENDRLVDRVAYPVVPPHVEYSLTPLGREVALRVEGLVEWIETNLGQILAGRTTAAE